A window of Costertonia aggregata contains these coding sequences:
- a CDS encoding porin family protein, with the protein MKSLFFPFSLLFFLPCIVLAQTGQDSTRYDSEYLEDQFYVGLTYNLLLNKPEGITQRNLSYGLQGGFIKDIPLNARRNVALGIGIGYAVNSYYTNLGATETPNGITYAALADDIDLKRNKVETHLIEMPIAFRWRTSTARVYKFWRIYTGVKLGYVLGSRSKLVTESQKNSFTNSDVRDFQYGLTFNFGYNTFNIHAYYALNDFFNDNTSLDNGNSILAKPLRIGFIFYIL; encoded by the coding sequence ATGAAATCTTTGTTTTTTCCATTCTCTTTACTTTTTTTTCTGCCGTGCATTGTACTTGCGCAAACTGGGCAAGACTCCACACGATATGATTCTGAATATTTAGAGGATCAATTTTATGTGGGATTGACCTATAATCTTTTATTGAATAAACCCGAAGGCATTACGCAAAGAAACTTGTCCTATGGGCTACAAGGCGGATTTATTAAAGATATTCCTCTGAATGCGAGAAGAAATGTAGCTTTGGGAATAGGTATAGGCTATGCGGTTAACTCCTACTATACAAATTTAGGTGCCACTGAAACCCCCAACGGAATTACGTATGCAGCATTGGCCGATGATATTGATTTAAAGCGAAACAAGGTAGAGACCCATTTAATAGAAATGCCGATAGCGTTCAGATGGCGAACATCTACCGCAAGGGTTTACAAGTTTTGGAGAATTTATACAGGGGTAAAACTTGGTTACGTATTGGGAAGTCGCTCCAAATTGGTAACGGAAAGTCAAAAAAATTCGTTTACGAATTCTGATGTGCGTGATTTTCAATACGGGCTAACCTTTAATTTTGGGTACAATACATTCAATATTCATGCTTACTACGCTTTGAATGATTTTTTCAACGATAATACTTCATTGGATAATGGCAATAGTATATTAGCCAAGCCACTTAGAATTGGCTTTATTTTTTATATACTATAA
- a CDS encoding efflux RND transporter permease subunit translates to MVAKLTKGFWPKTANIILRNRILILIVIASFTVFLGLQWENMRFSNSQANLLPDDHPTNLEYQSFLKLFGEEGNTIVLGIRDSSLFTPSKFNRWNKFSKQLDAFPEVDFVLSTDNLQELVKDNEKQEFVLSPYIKSKPNTKAQVDSLKNHLFNDLPFYESLLFNKETGTIRTVMYLDKDIVNTSVRKDFILEDLTNLVEDFEEETGLNVRISGMPYIRTLNSQNIIDEIGKFILAALGVTSLIFFFFFRSFRATFISMCVVIIGVMWAFGILGLLQYEITVLTALIPPLIIVIGIPNCIFLINKYQQEVKKHGNQALSLQRVISKIGNATLMTNVTTASGFATFIITDSKLLKEFGIVASINIIGIFILSLLIIPIVYSFMSLPKTKHLKHLNKRWVDAFVNWMERIVRHRRITVYITSLVLLIASIIGIYQIDISGSPIEDMPKKAEFFKDIRFFEDEFDGIMPVEIVVDTEREKGVLKLATLRRMNQLSDYIDEVPELSKPVSAVNLVKYSKQAFYGGIPKYYQLPTSQENNFIMDVARKSSGNSNLLKSFVDSTGQTARITTYMQDVKTDRMEEIESRLLEQIHKIFPDERFNVYMTGSALLFLKGTKYLVKNLVLSLALAIGLIALFMAYLFRSFRMIIISLIPNLLPLVVTAGVMGFVGVPIKPSTILVFSIAFGISVDDTIHFLAKYRQELTASRWRIEKSVYAALRETGVSMFYTSIVLFFGFSVFVISNFGGTVALGALVSATLLFAMLANLILLPSLLLSLEKSIANKETLKKPQIDILPKETLNGKGKKG, encoded by the coding sequence ATAGTGGCAAAACTTACAAAAGGCTTTTGGCCCAAAACGGCAAATATAATTCTACGCAATAGAATTCTTATTTTAATTGTAATTGCCTCGTTTACCGTATTTCTTGGTTTGCAATGGGAGAACATGCGTTTCTCCAATTCACAGGCCAATTTGCTACCGGATGACCACCCAACAAATCTAGAGTATCAATCCTTTCTAAAGCTTTTTGGGGAAGAGGGCAACACCATTGTACTAGGCATACGTGATAGCAGCCTGTTTACCCCTTCTAAATTTAATAGGTGGAACAAATTCAGCAAGCAGTTAGATGCCTTCCCCGAAGTAGACTTTGTACTTTCTACCGATAATCTTCAAGAACTGGTCAAGGATAACGAAAAGCAGGAATTTGTATTATCGCCGTATATAAAGTCAAAACCAAACACAAAAGCCCAGGTAGACAGCCTTAAAAATCATCTTTTTAATGACCTACCCTTTTACGAGAGTCTGCTTTTCAATAAAGAAACAGGCACCATACGCACCGTAATGTATCTGGACAAGGATATCGTAAACACATCCGTCAGAAAAGATTTTATCCTAGAGGACCTTACGAATCTCGTTGAAGATTTTGAAGAGGAAACCGGTCTTAATGTGCGTATTTCGGGTATGCCGTACATACGTACCCTCAACTCTCAAAATATCATTGATGAAATAGGGAAATTTATTTTGGCCGCCTTGGGGGTAACCTCATTGATTTTCTTTTTCTTTTTTAGGAGTTTCAGGGCAACCTTCATTTCAATGTGCGTAGTGATTATAGGGGTAATGTGGGCTTTCGGTATTTTGGGACTGCTCCAATATGAAATTACCGTATTAACGGCACTGATTCCTCCCTTGATTATCGTTATCGGAATTCCCAACTGTATTTTCCTTATCAATAAGTATCAACAAGAGGTGAAAAAACATGGGAACCAAGCACTCTCCTTACAACGCGTCATTTCCAAGATCGGCAATGCCACACTAATGACCAATGTTACCACTGCATCGGGTTTTGCCACTTTTATAATAACCGACAGTAAGCTTTTGAAAGAGTTTGGGATTGTGGCATCTATAAATATTATAGGCATATTTATTCTTTCCCTATTGATCATACCAATTGTATACAGCTTTATGTCGCTTCCCAAAACAAAGCATTTGAAACACTTGAACAAAAGATGGGTCGATGCTTTTGTAAACTGGATGGAACGTATCGTAAGGCATCGCAGAATAACGGTTTATATCACCTCTTTGGTCCTTTTGATAGCCAGCATTATTGGCATTTATCAGATTGATATTTCTGGAAGCCCCATCGAGGATATGCCAAAAAAAGCCGAGTTCTTTAAGGATATACGTTTTTTTGAAGATGAGTTTGACGGTATAATGCCCGTGGAAATAGTAGTGGATACGGAACGTGAAAAAGGAGTCCTGAAATTGGCGACCCTAAGGCGAATGAACCAACTAAGCGACTATATTGATGAAGTCCCCGAACTATCCAAGCCAGTCTCCGCCGTAAACTTGGTAAAATATTCCAAGCAGGCATTTTATGGCGGTATCCCAAAATACTATCAACTGCCTACATCGCAAGAAAACAATTTTATCATGGATGTTGCCCGGAAATCTTCCGGCAATAGCAACCTTCTCAAAAGTTTTGTGGACAGCACCGGGCAAACCGCACGAATTACCACATACATGCAAGATGTGAAAACAGATCGCATGGAAGAAATAGAATCCCGGCTTTTGGAACAAATCCATAAGATTTTCCCAGACGAGCGTTTTAACGTATACATGACGGGCAGTGCCCTACTGTTTTTGAAAGGCACCAAATATCTCGTTAAGAATCTGGTACTCTCTTTGGCCTTGGCCATTGGGCTGATCGCCCTTTTTATGGCGTATTTGTTTCGTTCGTTTCGAATGATCATCATTTCGTTGATTCCCAATCTACTCCCTTTGGTGGTAACTGCAGGTGTTATGGGCTTCGTTGGCGTTCCCATAAAACCCTCTACCATTTTGGTGTTCAGTATCGCTTTTGGTATTTCGGTTGATGACACCATTCATTTTCTTGCCAAATATAGGCAAGAACTTACGGCCAGTAGGTGGCGTATCGAAAAATCAGTATATGCGGCATTGCGTGAAACCGGTGTGAGTATGTTCTACACCTCGATAGTACTTTTCTTTGGGTTCTCTGTCTTTGTAATTTCCAACTTTGGGGGAACAGTCGCCTTGGGTGCTTTGGTATCGGCAACTTTGCTTTTTGCAATGCTCGCCAATCTTATTTTGTTGCCCTCGCTCTTGCTTTCTTTGGAAAAAAGTATTGCCAACAAAGAGACCTTGAAAAAACCTCAGATAGATATTCTTCCCAAAGAAACCTTGAACGGAAAAGGTAAAAAAGGGTAA
- the pyrH gene encoding UMP kinase codes for MQYNRILLKLSGEALMGEKQYGIDSTRLSEYAEEIKKVVDKGIEVAIVIGGGNIFRGLTGAATGMDRVQGDHMGMLATVINGLALQSALELKGVQTRLQSAIKINEVAEPFIRRRAMRHLEKGRVVIFGGGTGNPYFTTDSAAVLRAIEIEADVILKGTRVDGIYTSDPEKDKTATKFDTISFTDVLTKGLKVMDTTAFTLSQENELPIVVFDMNKKGNLLKIVEGENIGTVVNL; via the coding sequence ATGCAATACAACCGAATACTTTTGAAACTAAGCGGCGAAGCCTTGATGGGCGAGAAACAATATGGGATAGATTCTACCAGACTTTCAGAATATGCCGAAGAAATCAAAAAAGTAGTTGACAAAGGTATTGAAGTGGCTATAGTCATTGGTGGTGGAAACATCTTTAGGGGCTTGACCGGTGCCGCCACGGGAATGGATCGCGTACAAGGAGATCATATGGGCATGTTGGCAACCGTAATCAACGGCTTAGCCCTGCAAAGTGCATTGGAACTAAAAGGTGTGCAGACCCGACTGCAATCCGCAATAAAAATAAACGAAGTTGCCGAGCCCTTTATTCGAAGACGTGCCATGCGCCATTTGGAAAAAGGCCGTGTTGTGATTTTCGGCGGAGGCACGGGAAACCCATATTTTACTACGGACTCCGCAGCAGTTCTTAGAGCGATTGAAATAGAGGCAGATGTCATCTTAAAAGGTACCCGTGTAGATGGCATCTACACTTCCGACCCCGAAAAAGACAAGACCGCTACCAAATTTGACACTATTTCCTTTACCGATGTTTTGACCAAGGGGCTCAAAGTAATGGATACCACGGCATTTACCCTAAGCCAAGAAAATGAATTGCCCATTGTTGTTTTTGACATGAACAAAAAAGGCAACCTATTGAAAATCGTAGAGGGAGAAAATATAGGAACGGTAGTGAATCTTTAA
- the rpoN gene encoding RNA polymerase factor sigma-54 gives MLKQHLQFKLSQKLSPQQIQLMKLIQLPTQAFEQRLKQELEENPALESGKEETLSDTDDFEDNYDNETDSESINAEDINIDDYLSDDEVPDYRTQANNYSADDDDKSIPYAAGTSFNQYLLNQLNTVYLTDEEWAIAEFLVGSVDESGYIRRPLSDITDDLAFTQNIYTEEATVEKVLKTVQELDPPGVAARSLEECLLIQLDRKEPTPNIDLATTILKKSFDQFTKKHYQKLIQKHNITEEELKGAITEIEKLNPKPGGSYAGNNRIIEHIVPDFSIKIVEGELELTLNGRNAPELHVSREYNNMLEGYKNSKEKSKSQKDTVMFIKQKLDAAKWFIDAIRQRQQTLFITMNTIMQYQKEYFLTGDERKLRPMILKDIADAIDMDVSTVSRVANSKYVDTPYGTKLIKEYFSESMKNEQGEDVSTKEIKKILETVIGEESKKKPLTDDKLAAILKEKGYPIARRTVAKYREQLDIPVARLRKQI, from the coding sequence ATGTTAAAACAGCACTTACAGTTTAAACTTTCGCAAAAGCTATCGCCACAACAGATTCAGTTGATGAAGCTGATACAATTGCCTACCCAAGCTTTTGAACAACGGCTGAAACAAGAGTTAGAAGAGAATCCCGCTTTGGAGAGTGGTAAAGAAGAAACTCTTTCCGATACCGATGACTTTGAGGACAATTATGATAATGAAACGGATAGTGAAAGCATCAATGCAGAAGACATCAATATAGACGATTATCTTAGTGATGACGAAGTTCCCGATTACAGAACTCAGGCCAATAACTATAGTGCCGATGACGATGACAAAAGCATTCCCTATGCCGCCGGAACCTCTTTTAACCAATACCTGTTAAACCAACTCAATACCGTATACCTTACCGATGAGGAGTGGGCGATTGCAGAATTTTTGGTCGGCAGCGTTGACGAAAGCGGCTATATTCGCAGACCTTTATCCGATATTACCGATGATCTTGCTTTTACCCAAAATATATACACCGAAGAGGCCACTGTTGAAAAAGTCTTGAAAACGGTACAAGAGCTAGACCCTCCCGGAGTAGCGGCCCGATCCTTGGAAGAATGTTTGCTGATACAACTTGACCGTAAGGAACCTACGCCAAACATTGATCTAGCAACCACGATACTCAAAAAATCTTTTGACCAGTTTACGAAAAAACATTACCAAAAACTCATTCAAAAGCATAACATTACCGAAGAGGAGCTTAAGGGAGCCATTACAGAGATAGAAAAACTAAATCCCAAACCTGGTGGTTCCTATGCGGGAAATAACAGGATTATTGAACATATTGTGCCCGATTTTTCCATAAAAATAGTAGAGGGCGAACTAGAGCTTACCTTGAACGGTAGAAATGCCCCAGAGTTGCATGTTTCGCGTGAATACAACAACATGCTCGAAGGCTACAAAAATTCCAAGGAAAAATCAAAGTCCCAAAAAGACACTGTAATGTTCATCAAGCAGAAGTTAGATGCCGCAAAATGGTTCATTGATGCCATTCGCCAAAGACAGCAGACGCTTTTCATTACCATGAACACCATAATGCAATACCAAAAAGAGTATTTTTTAACCGGGGACGAGCGCAAGCTTCGCCCCATGATACTCAAGGATATTGCCGATGCCATAGATATGGATGTTTCCACGGTTTCAAGGGTAGCCAACAGCAAGTATGTAGACACGCCTTATGGTACCAAATTGATAAAAGAGTATTTTTCCGAGTCCATGAAAAATGAACAAGGAGAAGATGTATCCACCAAAGAAATCAAAAAAATATTGGAAACGGTTATTGGGGAAGAAAGCAAAAAAAAGCCTTTGACCGACGATAAACTAGCAGCTATCCTAAAAGAAAAAGGGTACCCTATTGCCAGGCGAACGGTAGCCAAATATCGTGAACAGTTAGATATTCCTGTTGCACGGTTAAGAAAACAAATATAA
- the asnS gene encoding asparagine--tRNA ligase yields MTAHSVKELLSGKLTLQEVTVNGWVKTFRSNRFIALNDGSTINNIQCVVDFEKFDDTVLKQINTGAALRITGTLVESQGRGQSVEIQVKDIFVHGEADPEAYPIQPKKHSLEFLREKAHLRVRTNTFSAVMRVRSALSFAIHQYFQQNGFYYFHAPIITGSDAEGAGEMFRVTTLDAKKPPLTEEGEVNHKEDFFGKETNLTVSGQLEAEAYAMALGKVYTFGPTFRAENSNTSRHLAEFWMIEPEMAFYDLDANMDLAEDFIKNVIRYVLENCEDDLQFLEKRLLDEEKRKPQAERSEMALIEKLKFVADTNFKRVTYTEAIDILRNSKPNKKKKFQYPIDEWGADLQSEHERFLVEKHFKCPVILFDYPAKIKAFYMRLNEDGKTVRAMDILFPGIGEIVGGSQREERLEVLKEKMAALDIPEEELWWYLDLRKFGTAVHSGFGLGFERLVLFATGMGNIRDVIPFPRTPQNAEF; encoded by the coding sequence ATGACAGCGCATAGTGTAAAAGAATTGCTTTCTGGGAAATTGACATTACAGGAAGTTACTGTAAATGGTTGGGTAAAAACCTTTAGAAGTAACCGATTTATTGCATTGAACGATGGTTCTACCATAAATAACATACAATGTGTGGTAGATTTTGAAAAATTTGACGATACTGTCCTTAAACAAATCAACACAGGTGCCGCTTTAAGAATTACCGGTACTTTGGTAGAAAGCCAGGGGCGTGGGCAGAGCGTAGAGATTCAGGTAAAGGATATTTTTGTACATGGTGAGGCCGACCCTGAGGCTTACCCTATACAACCCAAAAAGCATTCCTTGGAATTCTTGAGGGAAAAAGCACATTTAAGGGTCAGGACCAATACGTTTTCTGCGGTTATGCGAGTACGCTCGGCGTTATCTTTTGCCATTCATCAATATTTTCAACAAAACGGTTTCTATTATTTTCACGCTCCCATTATCACAGGTTCCGATGCAGAAGGTGCTGGTGAAATGTTCAGGGTAACCACATTGGATGCAAAAAAACCACCTTTGACAGAAGAAGGAGAAGTAAATCATAAAGAGGATTTCTTTGGAAAGGAAACCAATCTTACGGTATCCGGTCAATTGGAAGCGGAAGCCTATGCCATGGCACTTGGCAAAGTATACACTTTCGGACCAACATTTAGGGCAGAAAACTCAAATACCTCAAGACACTTGGCCGAATTTTGGATGATTGAGCCCGAAATGGCTTTCTATGACTTGGATGCCAATATGGATCTGGCCGAAGATTTCATAAAAAACGTGATACGCTATGTATTGGAAAACTGCGAGGACGACCTTCAATTTTTGGAAAAGCGATTGTTGGACGAAGAAAAAAGAAAACCTCAGGCCGAACGTAGCGAAATGGCATTAATTGAAAAGCTCAAGTTCGTTGCCGATACCAATTTCAAAAGGGTGACCTACACCGAGGCCATTGACATATTGAGAAACAGCAAACCTAACAAAAAGAAAAAGTTTCAATACCCGATTGATGAATGGGGAGCAGATCTACAGAGCGAACACGAACGGTTTTTGGTCGAAAAACATTTTAAATGCCCGGTAATCCTTTTTGACTACCCCGCCAAAATCAAGGCATTCTACATGCGTTTGAACGAAGATGGAAAAACTGTGCGTGCCATGGATATTCTGTTTCCTGGAATAGGGGAAATCGTAGGTGGGTCCCAGCGTGAAGAGCGCCTGGAGGTATTAAAGGAAAAAATGGCCGCTTTGGACATTCCCGAAGAAGAGCTTTGGTGGTATTTGGATTTGAGAAAATTTGGCACTGCGGTACATAGCGGTTTTGGACTCGGTTTTGAAAGACTTGTACTTTTTGCAACGGGCATGGGCAACATAAGGGATGTCATCCCTTTTCCGAGAACACCGCAAAATGCAGAGTTTTAA
- a CDS encoding ExbD/TolR family protein: protein MSKFAKKKDGDLPAVSTASLPDIVFMLLFFFMTVTTMKDSSIMVENTLPNATEIKKLDKKDRIIYVYVGKPTKDYQKVFGTLAKVQLNDKFADVSEVGDYILAERAKKPQELQNVLTTALKVDKEANMGIISDIKQELRKVNALKVNYTTYEGDAFKNLQ from the coding sequence ATGTCAAAATTTGCAAAAAAGAAGGATGGTGATTTACCAGCGGTTTCTACTGCTTCCCTACCGGATATTGTATTTATGCTGTTATTTTTCTTTATGACGGTCACCACAATGAAAGACAGTTCCATTATGGTAGAAAATACGTTGCCTAATGCGACCGAAATCAAAAAACTGGATAAAAAGGACAGAATCATTTATGTGTATGTGGGTAAACCTACCAAAGATTATCAAAAAGTGTTCGGTACGTTGGCAAAAGTTCAGTTAAACGATAAGTTTGCAGATGTTTCCGAAGTTGGGGATTACATTTTGGCGGAAAGGGCAAAAAAGCCGCAAGAACTTCAAAACGTACTCACTACGGCCTTGAAAGTTGATAAGGAAGCCAATATGGGCATCATATCCGACATTAAGCAAGAACTACGTAAAGTAAATGCACTTAAGGTGAATTACACTACCTATGAAGGTGATGCTTTTAAGAACCTTCAATAA
- a CDS encoding asparaginase translates to MDKSNILLIYTGGTIGMVKDYGSGSLKAFNFDKLLKNIPELNQLDCHIDTVSFDRPIDSSNMNPSHWIMIASIIEEYYDSHDGFVVLHGSDTMSYTASALSYMLENLGKPVIFTGSQLPIGDLRTDAKENLITSIQIAALRQNGKPVIQEVGLYFEYRLYRANRTTKINAEHFEAFQSLNYPSLAESGVHLKVYKEYLLPANRRKKLVVHKNLDTNVAILKLFPGLNASVLESVLNIPDLKALILETYGAGNAPTEGWLLDQLKNSSKNGLHIINVTQCSGGSVIMGQYETSEALKKMQIINGKDITTEAAITKLMYMLGNGVSPKLFKSIFETSLRGEMQ, encoded by the coding sequence ATGGATAAAAGTAACATTTTGCTCATTTACACCGGCGGTACCATTGGTATGGTGAAAGACTATGGTTCCGGAAGTTTAAAGGCTTTCAATTTTGATAAATTGCTCAAGAACATACCTGAGCTGAATCAATTGGACTGCCATATCGATACGGTTTCTTTTGATCGCCCCATAGATTCGTCAAACATGAACCCTTCGCACTGGATAATGATCGCCAGCATAATAGAAGAGTATTACGATAGTCATGACGGTTTCGTGGTCCTGCATGGTAGCGATACCATGAGCTACACGGCTTCGGCATTGAGCTATATGTTGGAGAATTTGGGGAAACCCGTGATATTTACCGGTTCCCAATTGCCCATAGGAGACTTACGTACCGATGCCAAGGAAAACCTGATTACTTCGATACAGATAGCCGCTTTGAGGCAAAACGGCAAGCCGGTAATACAGGAAGTGGGCCTTTATTTTGAGTACCGTTTGTATAGGGCCAATAGAACCACCAAGATCAATGCGGAACATTTTGAGGCGTTTCAATCCTTAAATTACCCTTCGTTGGCAGAATCCGGAGTGCATTTAAAGGTATACAAAGAATATTTATTGCCCGCAAATAGGCGCAAGAAGTTGGTAGTGCATAAAAACCTGGACACCAATGTGGCCATATTAAAGTTGTTTCCTGGACTTAATGCATCGGTTTTGGAGAGCGTGCTCAATATTCCCGATTTGAAAGCCCTTATCTTAGAGACCTATGGTGCGGGAAATGCCCCGACCGAAGGTTGGTTGCTCGACCAATTAAAAAATTCATCAAAAAATGGGCTACATATAATCAATGTTACCCAATGTTCAGGGGGCAGTGTAATTATGGGGCAATATGAGACAAGTGAAGCACTCAAAAAAATGCAAATCATTAATGGTAAGGATATTACGACCGAGGCGGCCATAACAAAGCTTATGTATATGTTGGGCAATGGTGTTTCGCCCAAACTCTTTAAAAGTATTTTTGAAACATCGTTACGTGGAGAAATGCAATAA
- a CDS encoding ExbD/TolR family protein: protein MPRRGGAPEVNAGSMADIAFLLLIFFLVTTTIETDAGLDRMLPPMEPPEDNVVIKQKNIFTVNINRNGQLLVEDELTDITKLKDKAIAFLDNGGDGTCTYCKGKNDPDSSDNPDKAIISLKNDRETKYSTYITVQNELVAAYNDLRDREAQRLYKRDFTDMEAEYLNSETPKSVKEALKEKVERIQKLFPQKLSEAETSTSN, encoded by the coding sequence ATGCCAAGAAGAGGAGGAGCACCAGAAGTAAATGCTGGTTCCATGGCAGATATCGCATTCTTATTGTTGATCTTTTTCCTAGTTACCACAACTATTGAAACTGATGCAGGATTGGATAGGATGTTACCGCCGATGGAGCCGCCAGAAGATAATGTTGTTATTAAACAGAAAAATATCTTTACGGTAAATATCAACAGAAACGGCCAACTCTTAGTCGAGGATGAGCTTACGGATATCACTAAATTGAAGGACAAGGCGATTGCTTTCTTGGATAATGGTGGGGACGGTACATGTACCTACTGCAAAGGAAAGAATGACCCCGATTCTTCCGATAATCCTGATAAGGCCATTATATCGCTGAAGAATGATAGGGAAACCAAATACAGCACTTACATTACGGTTCAAAATGAATTGGTAGCCGCTTATAACGATTTACGTGACCGAGAGGCCCAGCGTTTGTACAAAAGGGACTTTACCGATATGGAAGCTGAATATCTAAATTCCGAAACACCAAAAAGTGTCAAGGAAGCTTTAAAAGAAAAGGTAGAGAGAATTCAAAAGTTGTTTCCTCAGAAGTTGTCTGAAGCGGAAACGTCTACATCCAATTAA
- the frr gene encoding ribosome recycling factor, with the protein MNEEVTFITDAAKEAMDKAMVHLEKAFLKIRAGKASPAMLSTVMVEYYGSQTPLSQVANINTPDARTISVQPWEKTMLQEIEKAIMNANLGFNPMNNGDFVIINVPPLTEERRRDLAKQAKAEAEDAKVGVRNARQEANKEIRDLDISEDLQKNAESDIQDLTDSYTKKIDAVLDVKEAEIMKI; encoded by the coding sequence ATGAACGAAGAAGTAACTTTTATAACAGATGCCGCTAAAGAAGCCATGGACAAAGCCATGGTGCATTTAGAAAAGGCTTTCTTAAAAATTAGGGCGGGCAAAGCAAGCCCTGCAATGCTTTCAACCGTTATGGTAGAATATTATGGCTCACAGACCCCATTGTCCCAGGTAGCGAACATCAATACGCCCGATGCGAGAACCATATCGGTTCAACCTTGGGAAAAAACAATGCTGCAAGAAATAGAAAAGGCCATTATGAACGCCAATTTAGGTTTTAACCCTATGAACAATGGGGATTTTGTAATTATAAACGTACCACCTTTGACAGAGGAACGCAGGCGTGACCTCGCAAAACAGGCTAAAGCAGAAGCGGAAGATGCCAAGGTAGGTGTGCGTAATGCAAGACAGGAGGCCAACAAAGAGATCCGGGACCTTGACATATCTGAAGACCTTCAAAAAAATGCGGAATCCGATATTCAGGACCTAACCGACTCGTATACCAAAAAAATAGATGCCGTTTTGGACGTGAAAGAGGCCGAAATCATGAAAATATAA
- a CDS encoding MotA/TolQ/ExbB proton channel family protein: MKKLFSILAMAGLFVLSTNTVSAKTSALVSTLSSTVTTAAVMLQEEAAAPQGFQQVLKEQFIKGGAGFMGIVLLCLILGLAVAIERIIYLNLATTNTSKLKQQVEDALASGGVEAAKEVCRNTKGPVASIFYQGLDRAGEGVESAEKAVVAYGGVQMGQLEKNVSWLSLFIAIAPMLGFMGTVIGMIAAFEKISAVGNLSASLIAGDIQVALLTTVFGLITAIILQIFYNYIIAKIDSIVNDMEDSSISLIDMLVDHKK, encoded by the coding sequence ATGAAAAAGTTATTCTCTATCCTGGCAATGGCTGGGTTATTTGTTTTAAGTACAAATACGGTAAGCGCAAAGACTAGTGCGTTAGTTTCAACATTGTCATCAACTGTGACTACGGCTGCAGTTATGCTTCAGGAAGAGGCTGCTGCACCTCAAGGATTCCAACAAGTTCTTAAAGAGCAATTCATAAAAGGTGGTGCTGGTTTCATGGGTATCGTACTTTTATGTTTGATATTAGGTCTGGCGGTTGCTATCGAAAGAATCATTTATTTAAATCTTGCAACTACAAATACATCAAAATTAAAGCAACAAGTAGAAGATGCATTGGCTTCGGGCGGTGTCGAGGCTGCAAAGGAAGTCTGTAGAAATACCAAAGGTCCTGTGGCTTCAATATTTTATCAAGGTTTGGACAGAGCGGGAGAAGGTGTTGAATCCGCTGAGAAAGCTGTTGTAGCGTATGGTGGGGTTCAAATGGGCCAATTGGAGAAAAACGTGTCCTGGTTATCCTTGTTCATCGCAATTGCACCAATGCTTGGGTTCATGGGAACGGTAATCGGTATGATTGCAGCCTTTGAGAAAATTAGTGCCGTGGGTAACTTAAGTGCATCACTTATCGCAGGAGATATTCAAGTAGCACTTTTGACCACTGTATTCGGTCTTATTACAGCCATCATACTTCAAATCTTTTACAATTACATTATCGCCAAGATAGACAGTATTGTAAACGATATGGAAGACTCATCAATCTCTTTGATTGATATGTTGGTTGACCACAAGAAATAA